In the genome of Ancylomarina subtilis, one region contains:
- a CDS encoding glycosyltransferase, translating into MKRILHVVGGMNRAGAETMLINLFRHIDRTKFQFDFIYFTDKECDYDNDILELGGRIFRITKTNALAKMYQLYKILREKGPYLAIHSHTNYNSFMYHIPACFAGVKNRITHSHCSNSLYSKSRTGRAYLRVSERLNQWFSNRFIACGNAAGQFLFPQVDQSKITILPNALNLNTYINPDLNHFLSIRDSLSISSVTPLIVQIGRLSTVKNFDFTIDLAAYLKGIGKPYQFAFLGNGELWEELSQKVNKLNLNDCIHFMGVREDIPQILNEASCVIMPSLFEGFPVVLVEAQASGTPCLISDTISEDVDFGLGLVHRCSLKASFKDWDMALDCVLNGLTASKDKIKEVLTEKGFSVTKSVRQLEGIYGE; encoded by the coding sequence AGAAACCATGTTGATTAATTTGTTTAGGCATATTGATCGTACAAAGTTTCAGTTTGATTTTATTTATTTCACCGATAAAGAATGTGATTACGACAATGATATTTTGGAATTGGGTGGTCGAATCTTTAGAATTACAAAGACGAATGCACTTGCTAAAATGTATCAGTTGTATAAGATCTTAAGAGAGAAAGGGCCATATTTAGCCATACATTCGCACACAAACTACAATTCGTTCATGTACCATATACCCGCTTGTTTTGCGGGTGTGAAGAATCGAATTACCCATTCGCATTGTTCCAATTCTCTTTATTCAAAAAGCAGAACAGGGAGGGCATATTTGCGAGTATCAGAAAGGTTAAATCAGTGGTTTTCGAATCGGTTTATTGCCTGTGGTAATGCCGCAGGTCAATTTCTGTTTCCTCAAGTAGATCAATCGAAGATTACGATTTTACCTAATGCATTAAACTTAAATACATACATCAATCCCGATTTGAATCATTTTTTGAGCATCAGGGATTCATTATCAATAAGTTCAGTTACGCCATTGATTGTTCAAATCGGTCGTTTAAGCACGGTTAAAAATTTTGATTTCACGATTGATTTAGCTGCATATTTAAAGGGGATTGGGAAGCCATATCAATTTGCATTTCTCGGTAATGGAGAATTATGGGAAGAGCTTTCTCAAAAAGTAAACAAGCTCAATTTGAATGATTGTATCCATTTTATGGGCGTGCGGGAGGATATTCCTCAAATACTGAATGAGGCATCCTGCGTGATTATGCCTTCTTTGTTCGAAGGTTTTCCGGTGGTACTTGTCGAAGCTCAGGCTTCTGGCACCCCATGTTTAATCTCAGATACGATATCAGAAGATGTGGATTTTGGATTGGGTTTAGTTCACCGGTGTTCTTTAAAGGCTTCTTTTAAGGATTGGGATATGGCCTTGGATTGTGTTTTAAATGGATTGACGGCTTCTAAGGATAAAATAAAAGAGGTCTTAACTGAGAAGGGGTTTTCTGTTACGAAAAGCGTCCGACAATTGGAAGGTATCTATGGAGAATAG